AAATGTAAGGTCTATATAGCTTTTGGGAGATGACAGAATGGTTCAGAAACTGACATTTGGTACGACGTAACATTATCTAACGTGTTATATATCATACTGAATGGCGGTTAAATTGTGTTAAATTAGCTTACtgcattttttagttttaaacatatttatttatagtggattgggaaacacgttttgcaaataatataaatccctttccactttgcgaaTGAGCCTTgcagcggcattagcctactcgttttcgaaatctacaatgATGTCTTTGAGGATGTGCAAGAGACATGGCACTGTTGTTGgccatgcttgaagatatttatttgatattgagTATATAATATaaccatgacaagttacagatcaagttctaATTTTGTTCCgattttaggatttttttgcCAGAGTAATGGCTCTTGGACTTAAAAAATTCACTCAGATAATTGGTTtccacatttatttatttttttagatattgacttaaaatttggcataaaaattatTAGTAAAATCATAACAAGTAAAAGATCAAGTGCGAATTGTGTTCCGGTCTGATGATTTTTTGCAAAgttatcagtggcggatccagggggcggttctgggggttggaaccctatttttttggacgatcaatgcatttgaatagggacatatacttggaaccccccccccctttttgttctgggttgggaccccccccccccccccctttttttaaaggctggatctgccactggttATGGTCCTCGAACTTCGAAAAATCATGCAAGAAATAAATTTTCcactattttttttgtcattaacttacagatcaagtttaaatttagttttgatttgAATTCATATGATCCTCAGACCTAGAAAAATCATACAATTAATCAATGTTCTGCACATGTTTTAGTCATGCCTGTATAACTACCGTTATATTGATTTCATATTTGGTATCTACTTTTAACATTACAATTTacacatcaatttcaaattttctgtttgagaataatgaattttaactGGCAGGGGACTATGAACTACCATGCGATACTCTCAGAATGCTGGATACTACCCATGCTGGTCTTTGTCCACACTTTTATGTTTGTGTATCACTTCTGAGCCATttttaatggattttttttttcagtttagaTAAATTAATagattaatttatttgaaagtgAGATAGGTAATAAAGAAACGTAAGTGAGAcaattgtacatgtactgtaTAGCTTCTGGATATACGTAATATATACTAAGAAGTATTTTCGAATATTTTTTGGAAGGTGTTTGCCAACATTGCTTCTAAAAAGtactattttcatataaaattcatttgaatTAGGTtcctaaattaatataatatagttaaatatataaaaaaaaaaaaggactaatacttcaaaagaaaattttaaatatgacacGGCCATGCTTATATAAGCTCTTAATGTATAGCATCACTCAGTCATAATTTACAGACATTTTATATACAGCTctctttaaatgaatttaagcATGTACttagttgaaatttttaaaaatccagaaattaaaattgatactataagtcGAAAGAGCATCAGCTAAggaacaaaataagctaaaaattaaaaatattgaaaggtCATCATCATGGAGCTCCTTTTTgagatatttcagtttttaaaaagtggcGGGAAAAGGGTGATTTGGACTTTTTCATCAAAAGTacatttgcattggtattaatTGGACCTCAAAATTAGCTATTGaagatttttatgaaaataaaaatcggtGTTATGGggcataattttattaaatatgtaGAACATACCATTACCCTAAATCAATATTCGGTTTTCAAGCCACAATGAATTTTGATATAgaagttcatttaaaaaaatgagggtcatttgatttttatataaaatctagCAAAAGTATGAACTATATGTTTAGCTCATCTCATTTATCGTATACCCATTTAAAGGAATTTAAGTTATAAACGATATGCGACATAATGAAGTGTTCCTTACCTCGTAATACCCATTTGACATTACGTATATACACTAGTACGATGTATATATTTTGGCATCATGTAATAGAAATACGACATAAAGATTTTTGTACATAccgtaaatatatttttgcatcATGTAATAAAACTTTCACAATAGGTAATGAAACAACCACATCACGTAATAaagttttcacatcatgtaaagagGAAACTACATCATGTAAGGCAGTTtgcacatcatgtaatgaagtttTCACATCAATCATGTAAACAGGAAaccacatcatgtaatgaagtttTCACATCATTTAAAGAAGATTTTACATCAAGTAcagaagaattcacatcatgtaatgaataATTCACATCATTTAAAgtagaattcacatcatgtaatgaagaattcacatcattTAAAgtagaattcacatcatgtaatgaagaattcacatcatataaaggaGAATTTACATCTTGTAAGCAACATTTGCATCATGTCATAGTAGTTTCTTCTTATAAGGCAGGGATGGTGTTCCATACAATTCAATATGTAGAATAAAGACATTGACATTAAAAGACTATTAAGAAACACTTATAGAAAGGAAACATAACATTAGTAACACTTAAAGTCGTTCATCAATTTTGTGGTGAGGACCTCTCGCATGCTACAACAATCATTCTACATTTAGGCATAAATAACCTCCAGACCTACCTCAAGGTCAGATTTATAGAAATATGTCACAAGTTCAATGACAGTGTCCACTGTCTTATCTCGGTAAGTAGTACAAGTTACATGACACGACAAGATAACCAAAAGCATTCTACTTTAGAATCAATCATGAGGATACAACTGATTCTCcacgttttatttttattttttcagcttGCATTAGGTAAGCATGGTTAAGAAATATATCATGAAATagagataaattaaaataaaacaaagttatgcgcattattttctttaaaattagttGCAAATTGAATAATCAAGCGCAAATAAAACTTGAGGTTTGTTGAAGaattctgtttattattataaatactaTTATTACAGTTGACCTTCTCAAAACATTTAATTGCTTTCATTTTTGTATGCAAGACAGTACCTctttatatattcaaactgcTGGAAAATTCATCAAAGGGTTCACAgaagtataaacaaaaacattgtaTTTTCTCATAGAATTTATAAACACTTTTCAGaattaaatataaagcttttgaacccttctgtagccatgtGTATCATAAAATTTCAGCGCCCTTCAAAatttaaacagcaaaaatattgtgccattttgtacatttaacCAAGGAAAATTCGTCCATAGCAATATGTTTTATTCAGTTGTattgcatttttaaaatagaaaatggaaaatttgtgccaaataaagctactttttttgtagaaaatccaCAGACTTTATTACAgttataaatttcaaacatcgaatggattcgagcgtcactaatgagtcttttgtagacgaaggtctggcgtatatacaaaatttatctggtatctatgatgagtttatttaccaccattgggtcgatgccactgctgctGGAGATTTCTTTCCCCgcgggtatcaccagcccagtagtcagcacatgtgctgacatgaatcatcattgatatggttatatttaaaaattatctgtttacaaaatttagaatttttgaaatactaaggcttttctacctcaggcatagattaccatagctgtatttggcaaaggttttatgaattttggatctcaatgctcttcaacttcgtactttatatggctttttttattttttggattcgagcgtcactgattagtcttttgtagacgaaacgcgcgtctggcgtatatacaaaatttagtcctggtatctatgatgagtttatttactcaCTGTGCTAGCGTTTATATGGGCCTGAGTACATCCCAAAATGCCTTGTGATGGGTCACTTATTAACAGCGTCATGTAGTAgatgtatacatttttcttttaaaatagagCTGCCATGAAAGGATCGTAATGATACCATTAGGATAAATTAATGAGTTTTGAAGCGCTAAATTGACAGCTCGGCATCCCTTCATTGGCTTCCAATTCTACGATTGAAAAATAAGTGGCGTATTGGGAAGAAGATTTTGAATCCTAGCTGtgagaaaatatatattccGTGAAAATAGTCATTATCAAAATctgaatttaaaatatacacGTTATTCCTTTATTTTATCACAGGTGCATTGGATAACAGAGGAACTGAGTTTATGGTTGCATTTATGGACAACAAAATTCTAGAAAATAATGACATTCAACCAGAGATATTTGTTACTACGGCTAAAAATAAACTAGTTCATGTAACAATTACCGGGGCTCCGAATTCCAAGCTTCATCAGACATTCACCGTTACTCGCGGTCAAGTTCATCGTGCTGCTTTTGACACAAGTTATCGTCTAGTCCAAACAGAATTGGCCAGGAAAGCTATATTGATCCAAGCTGACGATGAGATTGTTGTCTATGGGGTCAACCGAGAGGTATTTTCAGATGATGCGTATCTCGCTTTGCCTACAGATGTCTTAGGTAATGAGTATTATACACTTTCGTATTCTCCATCTTACTACTACTGCCTATTTGCTGTTATAGGTATTCAGGATAATACACATGTCTCAATTCGACTACCAAACACACCGAACcttaatataactttaaaagGTCACACATACCAGAGGAATCAATGGATTAATGTTACATTGGACAGGTTCAGTACACTTGAAATTCATGCTATTCCAGATCTTACTGGATCTTATGTCGTATCAGATAAACCAGTAGGAGTTCTGAGTGGAAACAAAAAAGCAGTAGTTGGTTTAACTGGAAGCTCTCGTGATCATCTAGTTGAAATGCTATTACCAATATCTTCGTGGGGCAAGAACTATGCAACCGTGCCTATCCCTGAACGTACTGTTGGGGATATATTCCGGTTTTTATCAAGTGAAGATAATACACATGTAAATATTACTGGCGTTATCAACGGCAAACCGTTCCATGATACTCTTACTATTCCAAAAGCTGGCCAATACGCACAAAAACAGTATGACTCTGCTCTCTATTCTCACATCGTATCTGATAAACCGATATCTCTTTTCCAGTTTTCTAAGACACAAAAAACTGGTGACTTGGCAGATCCAGCCATGATCATAGTTCCACCAATTGAACAATATGCTGCAGATTACACGTTCACCACACCTAAATACTCTAAAGGAGACTACACTaattatttcatgtttattgTTGATTCAACTCAGAAAGCTGGCCTACGATTGGATAATAAACCGCTTCCACAAAATCAGCATTATGTATCTATTCCAGGAACAAATTTGGTAGCTGGATATATCAAAATATCGGTCGGCACCCACTCTGTCAGTCACACAA
This Mytilus trossulus isolate FHL-02 chromosome 14, PNRI_Mtr1.1.1.hap1, whole genome shotgun sequence DNA region includes the following protein-coding sequences:
- the LOC134696054 gene encoding IgGFc-binding protein-like isoform X1, which gives rise to MRIQLILHVLFLFFQLALGALDNRGTEFMVAFMDNKILENNDIQPEIFVTTAKNKLVHVTITGAPNSKLHQTFTVTRGQVHRAAFDTSYRLVQTELARKAILIQADDEIVVYGVNREVFSDDAYLALPTDVLGNEYYTLSYSPSYYYCLFAVIGIQDNTHVSIRLPNTPNLNITLKGHTYQRNQWINVTLDRFSTLEIHAIPDLTGSYVVSDKPVGVLSGNKKAVVGLTGSSRDHLVEMLLPISSWGKNYATVPIPERTVGDIFRFLSSEDNTHVNITGVINGKPFHDTLTIPKAGQYAQKQYDSALYSHIVSDKPISLFQFSKTQKTGDLADPAMIIVPPIEQYAADYTFTTPKYSKGDYTNYFMFIVDSTQKAGLRLDNKPLPQNQHYVSIPGTNLVAGYIKISVGTHSVSHTNPTSVIGAILFGKANLESYGFPVGLLLTPVNTGCQTQKMQYGDEIDNDCDGEIDEEECDGKDNDGDGRIDEDCTCCGELLKNPAIGR
- the LOC134696054 gene encoding IgGFc-binding protein-like isoform X2: MISCFRCLFNSVNGALDNRGTEFMVAFMDNKILENNDIQPEIFVTTAKNKLVHVTITGAPNSKLHQTFTVTRGQVHRAAFDTSYRLVQTELARKAILIQADDEIVVYGVNREVFSDDAYLALPTDVLGNEYYTLSYSPSYYYCLFAVIGIQDNTHVSIRLPNTPNLNITLKGHTYQRNQWINVTLDRFSTLEIHAIPDLTGSYVVSDKPVGVLSGNKKAVVGLTGSSRDHLVEMLLPISSWGKNYATVPIPERTVGDIFRFLSSEDNTHVNITGVINGKPFHDTLTIPKAGQYAQKQYDSALYSHIVSDKPISLFQFSKTQKTGDLADPAMIIVPPIEQYAADYTFTTPKYSKGDYTNYFMFIVDSTQKAGLRLDNKPLPQNQHYVSIPGTNLVAGYIKISVGTHSVSHTNPTSVIGAILFGKANLESYGFPVGLLLTPVNTGCQTQKMQYGDEIDNDCDGEIDEEECDGKDNDGDGRIDEDCTCCGELLKNPAIGR